A genomic segment from Actinomadura hallensis encodes:
- a CDS encoding GAF domain-containing sensor histidine kinase yields MTTENGGCGDQGATLHAVSSAVLAVTRHLSVHEVLQVIVRAAAQLLDARYAALGVPDDEGSFAEFVVEGVTEEEWERIGPLPRQHGMLAAMLKSDTPKRLGDIRREPEFEGWPAAHPVLKDFLGVPILDGEDVLGIVFLANKRRPGGFTEDDEELLTLFAAHAAIAITNARLYERNRELTVVAERNRMARELHDAVAQKLFSLRLTARTAAALAERDPARAARELEEVERLAAGALNELRAVIFELRPADLADGLVPSLRKHVEVLDRAHEANVRITADEAVVLPEEHEAVAFRITQEALYNALRHAKARTVRVSLATEDGRAVLEVADDGSGFDASDASEPQNGLGLASMRERANSIGGELTIEARPGEGTTVRLEVPL; encoded by the coding sequence ATGACGACCGAGAACGGCGGCTGCGGAGACCAGGGCGCGACCCTGCACGCCGTCAGCTCGGCCGTGCTCGCCGTGACCCGCCACCTGTCCGTGCACGAGGTCCTCCAGGTGATCGTCCGGGCGGCCGCGCAGCTGCTGGACGCCCGCTACGCCGCGCTCGGCGTCCCGGACGACGAGGGCTCGTTCGCCGAGTTCGTCGTCGAGGGCGTCACGGAGGAGGAGTGGGAGCGGATCGGGCCGCTGCCCCGCCAGCACGGCATGCTCGCCGCGATGCTGAAGAGCGACACGCCGAAACGGCTCGGCGACATCCGCAGGGAGCCCGAGTTCGAGGGCTGGCCCGCCGCGCACCCCGTCCTGAAGGACTTCCTGGGCGTGCCGATCCTGGACGGCGAGGACGTCCTCGGCATCGTCTTCCTGGCCAACAAGCGGCGCCCCGGCGGCTTCACCGAGGACGACGAGGAGCTGCTCACGCTGTTCGCCGCGCACGCGGCGATCGCCATCACCAACGCCCGGCTCTACGAGCGCAACCGCGAGCTGACGGTCGTCGCCGAACGCAACCGCATGGCCCGCGAGCTGCACGACGCGGTCGCGCAGAAGCTGTTCTCGCTGCGTCTCACCGCCCGCACCGCGGCCGCCCTCGCCGAGCGGGACCCCGCCCGCGCCGCCCGGGAGCTGGAGGAGGTCGAGCGGCTCGCCGCGGGGGCGCTCAACGAGCTCCGCGCCGTGATCTTCGAGCTGCGCCCGGCGGACCTGGCGGACGGGCTGGTCCCCTCGCTGCGCAAGCACGTCGAGGTCCTCGACCGCGCGCACGAGGCGAACGTCCGCATCACCGCGGACGAGGCCGTCGTCCTGCCGGAGGAGCACGAGGCCGTCGCGTTCCGCATCACCCAGGAGGCCCTCTACAACGCGCTGCGGCACGCCAAGGCGCGGACGGTGCGGGTGAGCCTGGCGACCGAGGACGGGCGCGCCGTGCTGGAGGTCGCCGACGACGGCTCGGGGTTCGACGCGTCCGACGCGTCCGAACCGCAGAACGGGCTGGGGCTCGCGTCCATGCGCGAACGGGCGAACTCGATCGGAGGGGAGCTCACGATCGAGGCCCGGCCGGGGGAGGGCACGACCGTCCGGCTGGAGGTGCCGCTGTGA
- a CDS encoding SDR family NAD(P)-dependent oxidoreductase, which produces MGTALITGASRGLGRALARELVRDGWHVVVDARDADALAAAAEEIAGEDGGGSVTAVAGDVADPAHRADLVRAVDGGLDLLVNNASTLGPTPMPKLADLPVADLAATFATNVLAPLALIQDLLPSLRERGGAILNITSDAAVENYETWGGYGSSKAALEQLSNVLAAEEPDVAVWWADPGEMNTAMLRAAGEDADSAPPPEEAAAAFRRLIEERPPSGRHRAADLAAAR; this is translated from the coding sequence ATGGGTACAGCACTGATCACAGGGGCCTCGCGCGGGCTCGGCCGCGCGCTCGCCCGCGAACTCGTCCGGGACGGCTGGCACGTCGTCGTCGACGCGCGCGACGCGGACGCCCTGGCGGCGGCCGCCGAGGAGATCGCCGGAGAGGACGGCGGCGGGAGCGTCACGGCCGTCGCCGGGGACGTCGCCGACCCCGCGCACCGCGCCGACCTCGTCCGGGCGGTGGACGGCGGGCTCGACCTGCTCGTCAACAACGCGAGCACCCTCGGGCCGACGCCGATGCCGAAGCTGGCCGACCTGCCCGTCGCCGACCTCGCCGCCACGTTCGCGACGAACGTCCTCGCACCGCTCGCCCTCATCCAGGACCTCCTGCCGAGCCTCCGGGAGCGCGGCGGCGCGATCCTCAACATCACGTCGGACGCGGCCGTGGAGAACTACGAGACCTGGGGCGGCTACGGGTCGTCCAAGGCGGCCCTGGAGCAGCTGTCGAACGTCCTGGCCGCCGAAGAGCCCGACGTCGCCGTGTGGTGGGCGGACCCCGGCGAGATGAACACCGCCATGCTGCGCGCGGCCGGGGAGGACGCCGACTCCGCCCCGCCCCCCGAGGAGGCCGCCGCGGCGTTCCGCCGCCTGATCGAGGAACGTCCGCCCAGCGGCAGGCACCGCGCCGCCGACCTGGCCGCCGCACGATGA
- a CDS encoding S-adenosylmethionine:tRNA ribosyltransferase-isomerase, with protein sequence MTVEFTLPPALEAHEPPEARGRTRDGVRLLVSRRATGEISHHAFRDLPSLLDPGDVLVVNTSSTLPAAVRLDRISVHFSTPVPGGDDKLWTVELRRLTGKTSSPYSGGRSGEWIPMPGGVTLTLVERHASGEPGHRRVSDRLWRARLSTDVVPYLRRHGTPIRYGYVRRDWPAAAYQTVFAHDRAAGSAEMPSAARPFTPELVTRLVSRGVHIAPITLHTGVASPEAHEPPYAERYEVPGPTAALVEHVRSRGGRVIAVGTTSVRALETSVDGSGRVRASAGWTDHVVTPERGVQAVDGLLTGLHEPRSSHLMMLTALAGPDLLAATYEAALAERYLWHEFGDVNLLLPG encoded by the coding sequence ATGACCGTCGAATTCACGCTCCCTCCCGCGCTGGAGGCGCACGAGCCGCCCGAGGCGCGCGGCCGGACCCGCGACGGGGTCCGGCTCCTCGTCTCGCGCCGCGCCACCGGCGAGATCTCCCATCACGCGTTCCGTGACCTGCCCTCGCTGCTCGACCCGGGCGACGTCCTCGTGGTCAACACGTCGTCCACGCTGCCCGCGGCCGTGCGGCTCGACAGGATCAGCGTCCACTTCTCCACGCCCGTGCCGGGCGGGGACGACAAACTGTGGACAGTCGAGCTGCGACGCCTCACCGGCAAGACCAGCAGCCCCTATTCGGGCGGACGTTCCGGCGAATGGATCCCCATGCCCGGTGGCGTCACCCTCACCCTGGTGGAACGGCATGCAAGCGGGGAGCCAGGCCATCGCAGGGTCTCCGACCGGCTGTGGCGCGCCAGGCTCAGCACCGACGTCGTCCCTTACCTGCGTCGCCACGGGACGCCCATCCGGTACGGCTACGTGCGCCGCGACTGGCCCGCCGCCGCGTACCAGACCGTCTTCGCCCACGACCGGGCGGCGGGCAGCGCCGAGATGCCGAGCGCCGCGCGTCCCTTCACCCCCGAGCTGGTCACCCGCCTGGTCTCCCGCGGCGTCCACATCGCCCCGATCACGCTGCACACGGGAGTCGCGTCCCCTGAGGCGCACGAACCCCCGTACGCCGAGCGGTACGAGGTCCCCGGGCCGACGGCCGCGCTGGTCGAGCACGTCCGCTCCCGCGGGGGACGGGTGATCGCGGTCGGCACGACCTCCGTCCGCGCCCTGGAGACGTCCGTGGACGGCTCAGGACGCGTCCGGGCCTCCGCGGGGTGGACCGACCACGTGGTCACCCCTGAGCGCGGCGTACAGGCCGTCGACGGCCTCCTCACCGGCCTGCACGAGCCCAGGTCGTCCCACCTGATGATGCTGACCGCCCTGGCGGGCCCCGACCTGCTCGCCGCCACCTACGAGGCCGCCCTGGCAGAGCGGTATCTCTGGCACGAGTTCGGGGACGTCAACCTCCTCCTCCCGGGATAG
- the serB gene encoding phosphoserine phosphatase SerB, with protein sequence MDGSGQRTLLITLTGRDRPGVTSRLFRTLAEFPLTVADVEQVVIRGRLILGVLLAYSEGADIGRVWNAAERVANDLDMEVELSTGRNKRMPKRSGRLHVTVLGAPLKPAAMAGIAGRISAHGANIDRIERLAQNPVTCIEMDVSGADPDALRAALTAEAAEQQVDVAVQQGGLHRRAKRLIVMDVDSTLIQGEVIELLAEHAGCLDEVAKVTEAAMRGELDFEGSLRERVALLAGLDASAIDEVRGKLKLAAGARTMVRTLKRLDYKFAIVSGGFTQVTDALVEDLGIDYSSANTLEIENGKITGRVHGPVIDRAGKAEALRRFAREAGVPLSQTVAIGDGANDLDMLQAAGLGIAYNAKPVVREAADTAVNVPYLDTIVFLLGISREEVEAADALDLQADEAPAAS encoded by the coding sequence ATGGACGGGTCAGGACAGCGCACGCTCCTCATCACACTCACCGGCCGCGACCGCCCCGGCGTGACGTCGCGTCTCTTCAGGACACTCGCGGAGTTCCCCCTCACCGTCGCCGACGTCGAGCAGGTCGTCATCCGCGGCCGGCTCATACTCGGCGTGCTGCTCGCCTACAGCGAGGGCGCCGACATCGGGCGGGTGTGGAACGCCGCCGAACGCGTCGCCAACGACCTCGACATGGAGGTCGAGCTGTCCACGGGCCGCAACAAGCGGATGCCGAAGCGCAGCGGCCGCCTCCACGTCACGGTGCTCGGCGCCCCGCTGAAGCCGGCCGCGATGGCGGGCATCGCGGGCCGCATCTCCGCGCACGGCGCCAACATCGACCGCATCGAGCGGCTCGCGCAGAACCCCGTCACCTGCATCGAGATGGACGTCTCCGGCGCCGACCCCGACGCGCTCCGCGCCGCGCTGACCGCCGAGGCCGCCGAGCAGCAGGTCGACGTCGCCGTCCAGCAGGGCGGCCTGCACCGGCGCGCCAAGCGGCTCATCGTCATGGACGTCGACTCCACCCTCATCCAGGGCGAGGTCATCGAGCTGCTCGCCGAGCACGCCGGCTGCCTCGACGAGGTCGCCAAGGTCACCGAGGCCGCCATGCGCGGCGAGCTCGACTTCGAGGGCTCCCTGCGCGAGCGGGTCGCGCTGCTCGCCGGGCTCGACGCGTCCGCCATAGACGAGGTCCGCGGCAAGCTCAAGCTGGCCGCCGGGGCCCGCACGATGGTCCGGACCCTCAAGCGCCTCGACTACAAGTTCGCCATCGTCAGCGGCGGCTTCACCCAGGTCACCGACGCCCTCGTCGAGGACCTCGGCATCGACTACTCCTCCGCCAACACGCTGGAGATCGAGAACGGCAAGATCACCGGACGGGTGCACGGCCCGGTCATCGACCGCGCCGGCAAGGCCGAGGCGCTCCGGCGCTTCGCCCGCGAGGCCGGCGTCCCCCTCAGCCAGACGGTCGCGATCGGCGACGGCGCCAACGACCTGGACATGCTCCAGGCCGCCGGGCTGGGCATCGCCTACAACGCGAAGCCCGTCGTCCGGGAGGCCGCCGACACCGCCGTCAACGTCCCCTACCTGGACACGATCGTCTTCCTCCTGGGCATCTCCCGCGAGGAGGTCGAGGCCGCCGACGCCCTCGACCTCCAGGCGGACGAGGCCCCGGCCGCCTCGTAG
- a CDS encoding FUSC family protein, with amino-acid sequence MRLRRRDRSPAGAPADDRDDADGAGGGLPARLRGAYVQAHGRAAPLYGAAAAVAMTVPLLFGAVTGHGVQGSMVALGAYLVALRAPEGPYGARARNLAIGVLVVAIGSAVGGLLAERAWLPVAVVPPLIALGAAVPRIGPTAGLAVLLSAVRPPSDVLVTGLLELLGGMLVAGLLLAPWPARRLRPLRGALSEAADAVAEALDAVAQDVEGGDGGPLDAVHVTNPDLRAITRIPDWEAKRRAASEALTAARATYALYRSGRGRRDPTRAERLIEALARVLHETVTLQAVLEAAKNYPPDREWREETQTAIWALAARLRLISGSIASGGQMPLGREESAAVRRMGRAAEHIRRAGLAGDEDLVAVALIGQVRRSIDRIAGEVAHTRRLTAGGLRIGLAPPRLPETLDPRPALERVRGAVRARTPRFRQVSRVFVVALVSMALAAALDLRYGHWMTITAMLSLRATYGETVERLVQRFGGTAAGSVIAAVILTLAPGQRTIALIVFCFAVAGFSMRSVNQTYWFLFGTPLAMMLLDFSTPSDWVIAGQRIVLTLAGTVLAYLAVRLLWPAGHAERLPVLLGRLLDRHAELVRATADVLAGERVRLPHDTIVAAERSAEAVAEARTRLGQERVPDAALIAELGSAVDAAHRTRDHLITIAKLSREQSVDTGPIPEILDRLADRFEEAAELLEDEERDPAAEALPEELREELDDLDSHLSTLTRRRRAEIKSGIGRDEFTPLRHALLQVSGTRHTVHLLSEDTETVIESSLKAAESRRA; translated from the coding sequence GTGCGGCTGAGGCGGCGGGATCGGTCACCCGCCGGGGCCCCGGCTGACGACCGGGACGACGCGGACGGCGCCGGCGGCGGGCTGCCGGCCCGGCTGCGGGGCGCCTACGTCCAGGCCCACGGCCGCGCGGCGCCGCTGTACGGGGCCGCCGCCGCGGTGGCGATGACGGTCCCGCTGCTCTTCGGCGCGGTGACCGGGCACGGCGTCCAGGGCTCGATGGTCGCGCTCGGCGCGTACCTGGTGGCGCTGCGCGCCCCCGAGGGGCCGTACGGGGCGCGGGCCCGGAACCTCGCGATCGGGGTCCTCGTCGTGGCGATCGGGTCCGCGGTCGGCGGCCTCCTCGCCGAACGCGCGTGGCTGCCGGTCGCCGTGGTGCCGCCGCTGATCGCGCTGGGCGCCGCCGTCCCCCGGATCGGCCCGACCGCCGGGCTGGCGGTGCTGCTCAGCGCCGTCCGGCCGCCGTCCGACGTCCTCGTCACCGGGCTCCTGGAACTCCTCGGCGGGATGCTCGTCGCCGGGCTGCTGCTCGCGCCGTGGCCGGCGCGGCGGCTGCGGCCGCTGCGGGGGGCGCTCAGCGAGGCCGCCGACGCCGTCGCCGAGGCGCTGGACGCCGTCGCGCAGGACGTCGAGGGAGGGGACGGCGGGCCCCTCGACGCCGTCCACGTGACGAATCCCGACCTGCGGGCCATCACCCGCATCCCCGACTGGGAGGCCAAGCGGCGGGCCGCGTCGGAGGCGCTGACGGCCGCGCGCGCCACCTACGCGCTGTACCGGTCCGGGCGCGGCAGGCGCGACCCCACGCGGGCGGAGCGGCTCATCGAGGCGCTGGCCCGCGTCCTCCACGAGACGGTGACGCTGCAGGCCGTCCTGGAGGCCGCCAAGAACTATCCGCCCGACCGCGAATGGCGGGAGGAGACCCAGACCGCGATCTGGGCGCTGGCGGCGCGGCTGCGGCTGATCTCCGGCTCGATCGCCAGCGGGGGGCAGATGCCGCTGGGCCGCGAGGAGTCCGCCGCCGTCCGGCGGATGGGCCGGGCCGCCGAGCACATCAGGCGCGCGGGACTCGCCGGCGACGAGGACCTCGTCGCGGTCGCGCTGATCGGCCAGGTGCGCCGGTCGATCGACCGCATCGCCGGCGAGGTCGCCCACACCCGCCGCCTCACCGCGGGCGGGCTGCGGATCGGGCTGGCGCCGCCGCGGCTGCCCGAGACGCTCGACCCGCGACCGGCCCTGGAGCGGGTCCGCGGCGCCGTCCGCGCCCGCACCCCCCGGTTCCGGCAGGTGTCGCGGGTCTTCGTGGTCGCGCTGGTGTCGATGGCCCTCGCGGCCGCGCTGGACCTCCGGTACGGGCACTGGATGACGATCACCGCGATGCTGAGCCTGCGCGCCACCTACGGCGAGACCGTCGAACGGCTCGTGCAGCGCTTCGGCGGCACCGCGGCCGGGTCGGTCATCGCGGCGGTCATCCTCACGCTCGCCCCCGGGCAGCGCACCATCGCGCTGATCGTGTTCTGCTTCGCGGTCGCCGGGTTCTCCATGCGCTCGGTGAACCAGACGTACTGGTTCCTGTTCGGGACGCCCCTCGCGATGATGCTGCTGGACTTCTCCACGCCCTCCGACTGGGTCATCGCCGGCCAGCGGATCGTGCTGACGCTCGCCGGGACGGTCCTGGCGTACCTCGCGGTCCGGCTGCTGTGGCCCGCCGGGCACGCCGAACGGCTCCCGGTGCTGCTCGGCCGCCTCCTCGACCGGCACGCGGAACTCGTCCGGGCCACCGCGGACGTCCTCGCCGGGGAGCGCGTCCGCCTCCCGCACGACACGATCGTGGCGGCGGAGCGGTCCGCGGAGGCCGTCGCCGAGGCCCGCACGCGCCTCGGCCAGGAACGGGTCCCCGACGCCGCGCTGATCGCCGAGCTGGGGAGCGCCGTGGACGCCGCGCACCGCACCCGCGACCACCTCATCACCATCGCGAAGCTGTCCCGCGAGCAGTCCGTGGACACCGGGCCGATCCCCGAGATCCTCGACCGCCTCGCCGACCGGTTCGAGGAGGCCGCGGAACTACTGGAGGACGAGGAGCGCGACCCCGCGGCGGAGGCGCTGCCCGAGGAGCTGCGCGAGGAGCTCGACGACCTCGACTCCCACCTGTCCACACTGACCAGGCGCCGCCGCGCCGAGATCAAGTCCGGCATCGGGCGGGACGAGTTCACCCCGCTCCGGCACGCCCTCCTCCAGGTCTCCGGCACCCGGCACACCGTCCACCTCCTCAGCGAGGACACCGAAACGGTCATCGAGTCGTCGCTGAAGGCCGCCGAATCCCGCCGCGCCTGA
- a CDS encoding SixA phosphatase family protein — protein MRTGTGTSTLIVLRHAKALPGLGVADIDRTLNDRGRRDAVAAGEWLRANDLVPDLVLCSTAARTRETLALLDVGGEVSYESGIYDNDPDGLLALVNQTPDDVRRLLLVGHNPSVHQLVHDLTGEAPNTFPTCAIAVIELPDGWAAARRGAGTLRTTRTPKD, from the coding sequence ATGCGCACGGGCACCGGCACCTCGACTCTCATCGTGCTCCGTCACGCCAAGGCGCTCCCGGGGCTGGGAGTCGCCGACATCGACCGCACCCTCAACGACCGGGGGCGGCGGGACGCCGTCGCGGCGGGCGAGTGGCTGCGCGCGAACGACCTCGTCCCGGACCTGGTGCTGTGCTCCACGGCGGCGCGGACGCGGGAGACGCTGGCGCTGCTGGACGTCGGCGGCGAGGTGAGCTACGAGTCCGGCATCTACGACAACGACCCCGACGGGCTCCTGGCGCTGGTGAACCAGACCCCGGACGACGTGCGGCGGCTGCTGCTGGTGGGGCACAACCCGTCCGTCCACCAGCTCGTCCACGACCTGACGGGCGAGGCGCCGAACACCTTCCCGACGTGCGCGATCGCCGTCATCGAGCTGCCGGACGGCTGGGCCGCGGCGCGCCGCGGCGCCGGGACGCTCCGCACCACCCGCACCCCCAAGGACTGA
- a CDS encoding sodium-translocating pyrophosphatase has protein sequence MSGLSLSSPVSADVDLGGGDLSLVVVVAVIALLALAVAAGLVREVLAAGQGTDKMQEIARAVQVGAGAYLQRQFRTVAVFVVLIPLVLLLLPADSTSERIGRSVFFVIGALFSAVTGFVGMWLAVRGNVRVAAAAREEDGERRAMRIAFRTGGVAGMFTVGLGLFGAAIVVLAYKGDAPKVLEGFGFGAALLAMFMRVGGGIFTKAADVGADLVGKVEQGIPEDDPRNAATIADNVGDNVGDCAGMAADLFESYAVMLVAALILGTAAFGTEGLVFPLIVPMIGVITAVIGIFAVAPRSGDRSGMTAINRGFFISAIISAVLVAIAAFTYLPSSFADLSGVTDADIQALDADPRWVALGAVLIGIVLASAIQLLTGYFTETNRKPVQEVTGSARTGPATVILSGISLGLESAVYTAIVICGAVYGAFLLGFGNTTVALFAVAMAGTGLLTTVGVIVSMDTFGPVSDNAQGIAEMSGDVEGEGAAILERLDAVGNTTKAITKGIAIATAVLAATALFGSFRTTVISALNDASEEAKDALGDFGVFSLSIDNPNVLIGLIIGAAVVFLFSGLAIMAVGRAAGRVVIEVREQFRTKPGIMDYTEKPDYDRVVDICTRDAQRELATPGLLAIMTPIAVGFALGYAPLGAYLGGAIAAGVLMAVFLANSGGAWDNAKKLVEEGELGGKGGEAHEATVIGDTVGDPFKDTAGPAINPLIKVMNLVALLIAPAVVTYAGNTWLRVGITVLAVGVVVAAIVLSKRQTDPIGGPAVEGGAPPAADSGEAGGGAVEQGAPEEAAVGAEANAEGAKAEPAKGESSSDKG, from the coding sequence ATGTCTGGGCTTTCCCTGTCAAGCCCGGTCAGCGCAGACGTGGATCTCGGCGGCGGCGACCTCTCCCTGGTCGTCGTCGTCGCCGTGATCGCACTGTTGGCACTGGCCGTCGCCGCGGGTCTCGTGCGCGAAGTCCTGGCCGCGGGCCAGGGCACCGACAAGATGCAAGAGATCGCGCGGGCCGTTCAGGTGGGTGCGGGCGCCTACCTGCAACGCCAGTTCCGAACCGTCGCGGTCTTCGTGGTCCTGATCCCGCTCGTTCTGCTTCTGCTCCCCGCGGACTCCACGAGCGAGCGGATCGGTCGGTCGGTCTTCTTCGTCATCGGAGCCCTGTTCTCCGCCGTCACCGGGTTCGTCGGCATGTGGCTGGCGGTCCGCGGCAACGTGCGGGTCGCCGCGGCGGCCCGCGAGGAGGACGGCGAGCGGCGGGCCATGCGCATCGCCTTCCGCACCGGCGGCGTCGCCGGCATGTTCACCGTCGGGCTCGGCCTGTTCGGCGCGGCGATCGTGGTGCTCGCCTACAAGGGCGACGCGCCCAAGGTGCTGGAGGGCTTCGGCTTCGGCGCGGCGCTCCTCGCCATGTTCATGCGGGTCGGCGGCGGCATCTTCACCAAGGCCGCCGACGTCGGCGCCGACCTGGTCGGCAAGGTCGAGCAGGGCATCCCCGAGGACGACCCGCGCAACGCGGCGACCATCGCCGACAACGTGGGCGACAACGTCGGCGACTGCGCCGGCATGGCCGCGGACCTGTTCGAGTCGTACGCGGTGATGCTCGTCGCGGCGCTGATCCTGGGCACCGCGGCGTTCGGCACCGAGGGCCTGGTGTTCCCGCTGATCGTCCCGATGATCGGTGTGATCACCGCGGTGATCGGCATCTTCGCGGTGGCGCCGCGGTCGGGCGACCGGTCCGGCATGACGGCGATCAACCGGGGCTTCTTCATCTCGGCGATCATCTCGGCGGTCCTCGTCGCGATCGCCGCGTTCACCTACCTGCCGTCGTCGTTCGCCGACCTGAGCGGCGTCACCGACGCCGACATCCAGGCGCTGGACGCCGACCCGCGCTGGGTGGCGCTCGGCGCCGTCCTCATCGGCATCGTGCTCGCCAGCGCGATCCAGCTGCTCACCGGGTACTTCACCGAGACGAACCGCAAGCCCGTCCAGGAGGTCACCGGCAGCGCCCGGACGGGCCCCGCGACGGTCATCCTGTCCGGCATCTCGCTCGGCCTGGAGTCGGCGGTCTACACCGCGATCGTCATCTGCGGCGCGGTGTACGGGGCGTTCCTGCTCGGGTTCGGCAACACCACCGTCGCGCTGTTCGCGGTCGCGATGGCCGGTACCGGCCTCCTCACGACCGTCGGCGTGATCGTCTCGATGGACACCTTCGGTCCCGTCTCCGACAACGCCCAGGGCATCGCCGAGATGTCGGGGGACGTCGAGGGCGAGGGCGCCGCGATCCTGGAGCGCCTGGACGCGGTCGGCAACACCACCAAGGCCATCACCAAGGGCATCGCGATCGCGACGGCGGTGCTCGCCGCGACCGCGCTGTTCGGCTCGTTCCGCACGACGGTCATCTCCGCGCTGAACGACGCGTCCGAGGAGGCGAAGGACGCCCTCGGCGACTTCGGCGTGTTCAGCCTGTCGATCGACAACCCGAACGTGCTGATCGGGCTGATCATCGGTGCGGCCGTGGTGTTCCTGTTCTCCGGGCTGGCGATCATGGCGGTCGGCCGCGCGGCCGGGCGGGTCGTGATCGAGGTGCGCGAGCAGTTCCGCACCAAGCCCGGGATCATGGACTACACCGAGAAGCCCGACTACGACCGCGTCGTGGACATCTGCACCCGGGACGCGCAGCGCGAGCTCGCCACCCCCGGACTGCTGGCGATCATGACGCCGATCGCGGTCGGCTTCGCGCTCGGGTACGCGCCGCTCGGCGCCTACCTGGGCGGTGCGATCGCGGCGGGCGTGCTCATGGCGGTGTTCCTCGCCAACTCCGGCGGCGCCTGGGACAACGCCAAGAAGCTCGTCGAGGAGGGCGAGCTCGGCGGCAAGGGCGGCGAGGCGCACGAGGCCACCGTCATCGGCGACACGGTCGGCGACCCGTTCAAGGACACCGCCGGCCCCGCGATCAACCCGCTGATCAAGGTGATGAACCTGGTCGCGCTGCTGATCGCGCCCGCGGTCGTGACGTACGCGGGCAACACGTGGCTGCGCGTCGGCATCACCGTGCTGGCCGTCGGCGTCGTGGTGGCCGCCATCGTGCTCTCCAAGCGGCAGACCGACCCGATCGGCGGCCCGGCGGTCGAGGGCGGCGCCCCGCCCGCCGCGGACAGCGGCGAGGCCGGGGGCGGCGCCGTCGAGCAGGGCGCTCCGGAGGAGGCCGCGGTCGGCGCCGAGGCCAACGCCGAGGGCGCGAAGGCCGAGCCCGCCAAGGGCGAGTCGTCCTCGGACAAGGGCTGA
- a CDS encoding ATP-binding protein, whose translation MSTVELSFSALPVHVRTARLIVTAVARRSGVAEHLLDEVRLAVGEACSRAVEAHRRHCPDEPVRLELRGADRRFEVTVSDTVPAEDGAGGLSGASDAEKFEHGFAGEGAAELGLAVIAGLADDVEIASTPKGVQIRMSWPAEAEATI comes from the coding sequence ATGTCGACCGTTGAGCTGTCCTTCAGCGCGCTGCCCGTCCACGTCCGGACCGCCCGGCTGATCGTGACCGCCGTCGCCCGCCGCAGCGGCGTCGCCGAGCACCTGCTGGACGAGGTCAGGCTCGCGGTGGGGGAGGCGTGCTCGCGGGCCGTCGAGGCGCACCGCAGGCACTGCCCGGACGAGCCCGTCCGCCTCGAGCTGCGCGGCGCCGACCGCCGCTTCGAGGTCACCGTCAGCGACACCGTCCCGGCCGAGGACGGGGCGGGGGGCCTCTCCGGAGCCTCGGACGCGGAGAAGTTCGAGCACGGCTTCGCCGGCGAGGGCGCCGCGGAGCTGGGCCTGGCCGTCATCGCCGGCCTCGCCGACGACGTGGAGATCGCCTCGACCCCCAAAGGCGTCCAGATAAGGATGAGCTGGCCCGCCGAGGCCGAGGCGACCATCTGA
- a CDS encoding STAS domain-containing protein, with protein sequence MDLKVNDYTTDDGLTVITVEGEIDVYTAPKLREKLIDLVNKGKFHLLVDMEKVEFLDSTGLGVLVGGLKRVRAHDGSLELVCTQERILKIFRITGLTKVFGIHDSIEEAQEKRKGAK encoded by the coding sequence GTGGACCTGAAGGTGAACGACTACACCACCGACGATGGCCTCACCGTCATCACGGTGGAGGGCGAGATCGACGTCTACACGGCGCCGAAGCTTCGCGAGAAGCTCATCGACCTGGTCAACAAGGGCAAGTTCCACCTGCTGGTGGACATGGAGAAGGTGGAGTTCCTCGACTCCACGGGTCTCGGCGTCCTCGTCGGCGGGCTCAAGCGCGTGCGCGCCCACGACGGCTCCCTGGAACTGGTGTGCACGCAGGAGCGCATCCTCAAGATCTTCCGGATCACGGGGCTGACCAAGGTCTTCGGTATCCACGACTCGATCGAGGAGGCCCAGGAGAAGCGGAAGGGCGCCAAGTAG